The Danio aesculapii chromosome 11, fDanAes4.1, whole genome shotgun sequence region ttgtcataatttactctttCTTCATATGTTTGAGTATCttgtttcttttaaacacaaagcaAGTTTTGTTCTTGAAGAAATCTGAAGACCTTTACCCGTTGAATTCCATATTTTTTGTTAtcctatggacgtcaatggttacaggtattcttCAAAGAAACTTCcatgtgttcaacagcagaaagaaactccGAGGTttttaaccacttgagggtgagtaaatcttcatttctgcatgggtgaactatcattttctctttttcagttgTCAATAAATCTATTTTTGGCCTCAATTCTCACAAATATCTTAATATCTTACAACTAGTAGACGCGAACTCAAAATCCGAGATGAAATCAGAATTGTGTATTATGTGACTTGAAATGATAACGTCACAATGACTTATGATGTAATCAACTTCTATTAGTAACAGAGCATCTTGTAATATAACATAACCATGTTCCCTCTTTCCAAGCTACAATGGAGTATCAGAAAATGCCTGAATTTAACTTTAAACTCACACCATCTCGTTCTGCCCCCCTCATTGCAAGCTCAAGATGACGCTCAAGCCCGTCCGcaagaaaaacaagaaaaactgCCGCTTCAGATGCTTTAATCCACGCTTCAAGTCAGATGTGCAAACAGAATTCCACCTATTTAAACAAGGCGTCCAGTTTGCTTTTATTTCTCCAAGTTCAAGGGGAGGCAGAGGATTAAGTAAAAACTCAGGCCCCGTACAGGCCGAGCGCTCGCTGACGGACAGATGGAGTTCAGTGACATCAGAGAGGACATCATGAGCGGCAGCTTACGTCAGAGACTCGGAGAAATGATGCCTCAGCACAGTCTAGGCGCGCATCTGTGTCAAAGAGCAAACCAGAGCCAGTCTGAGGAGTtaatcatgcacacacacagcctAGTGTGGTGTCTGTGAGTggcacatggctcctaaatagcaaaaagaatgaaaagtacattgttttcagttgtttttttgtacattacatgatactttaatattaataagttGATTTTTTAGCTATAGAaactttcattttatatttttagtcagtAAATGAATGATGTAAATTGAGATTAATAGAAATTTGATTCAACTAAGAAAAAAATAGGCAacaagaattttttacagtgtactttaaagGAATACTTTCCCTTTTTTAGCAAATGGGCTCATTTTAAATTCCCCtatagttaaacagttgagtattACCGTTTTTGAATCCAATCAGATGAACTTCGGGTCTGGCgggggcacttttagcttagcttagcatagatcactgaatcagattagaccattagcatgttaTTCAAAATGACCAAGTTGATAATTTCAAGTGCTACTTTTGTGTAGTCACAGTGCACTAAAACCCATCAAAAATTAAAAGTTGatattttctaggttgatatggtTATAGGAACTATCATTCCAGAGTAAttatcaaggaactttgctgctcaACCATGGCTGCAGCCAGCACAATATTATTACACAACTCCTGAATATCGATCAGTGTTCTTTAAGAATATTGTATTTCATTTACGTTTTTATACTGTGCTTCAGACAATAGCAAATAAGGTTAAAACACTGCTCTTTCACTGCAGTTCCAAACTGAGATGACTTTTTAGTCCTTTTTAAAGTATTTCTAACAGGTTATTCTCCAAATTTTAGCTTTACtgtataaaaacataattaaattcaAGAGACTCACGTAAGAGACTCAGAGAAATGATGCCTCAGCACAGTCTGAGCGCGCATCTGTGTCAAAGAGCAAACCAGAGCCAGTCTGAGGAGTTAATCATGCACACACAGTCTAGTGTGGTGTCcgtgagcatcgtgtcaacaccacagcctaagtattgttgctgaccatgtccatcgctttatgaccacagtgtacccatcttctgatggctacttccagcagtataatgcaccatgttataaagcgcaaatcatctcagactggttttttgaacatgacaatgagttcactgtactcaaatggcttccacagtcaccagaactcaatccaatagagcatctttgggatgcggtggaacgggagattcgcatcatggatgtgcagctgacaaatctgcagcaactaagtgatgctatcatgtcaatatggaccaaaatctctgaggaatatttacagtaccttgttgaatctatgccacaaaggattaaggcagttctaaaggcaaaagggggtccaacccggtactagtaaggtgcacctaataaagtggccggtgagtatatgtcaaaataagaggCGACCACACTCAATGTAATAACTAGAAcactttaaatgcaccaaaatatacacTCTATATTCCCTGAGAAATAATCtatcaaataaaaacattcattttcaaaaggtaaGTAAATAAGGGTGTTTTAAGCATATTACAGTTACTTCAACTGTGGGATTTAGGAATTGCGCGTTATTCTCTAATTTTTACCTTCactatattgaaaaaaatgtttaaagtctTGAGAGATACAGTACCAAAAATGCAAAGGTAACACAGCAGTTGTTTCTACTCCGATATTATACACTCCGATAACTCAAAACACACAGAATGTGCAGAACTTTGTGAATCGCAGGCGTTTGATTTCTGTGATAATCTCTGctgattctgtgtgggccttCGCATAATTTCCATCCTCAACACAAAGCTGCAAGGACAAGAAATGTCCTCATGCGCTTGACATACACTGATCAACACACTGCCTTTGCTATCAGGCATTGCGGAAGTCTCCTAAAAACCTCTTTGTTAAACTCAAATGACTGAGTTACAAAGAGCATGGGAGGCAAAGTCACAAGCCAAGGCAATCAGAGTCTGGAGCCACGGCAAAAATGCTGAAAACGCTCGTGGTCTTGTCTGAATCTTATCTCCCGCCGCTGGGCCGAGTCCAGTCAAGCTCAAATAAACCGGCACAAACTATCAAAATAAAGGAAGTGACCTCATGACCTGGCGAGCCTGTGAAAGGGTGATATTGTTTTTATTAGGGCAGTTAATGTGACACCTCCCAACAATTGTCAGTGTTTTGTATCGTCTATGCAAACGACAGGTCTGATAAGGTTTTCAGAGCCATCCCATTAATCAGAGATGCGGCTCTGGAAAGGAAAAGGGACGACAATGGAAAGAGCTGCCGGCGTGAATGACAGGGAAGTGCCCAGAGACTTAGTCGCCAACAGGGAAGGATACAAGAGTAGATCAGCTTTCTAAAGCTGCTAACAATAGTCATATCGTCCACTTCACTGTTTAAAGcccacctattttacccctttttcaagatttaagataagtcttttgtgtctccagaatgtgtctgtaaagtttcagctcgaaACATccctcagattatttattatacctttcagaatcaTGGAATTTTCTGCTCCTAACACAATGTAGaagtttttgttgcctgtgcctttaatgctagttctccctgcccacaaTTCCCACGTgtttggttgttgctagatcggatacattTGCggttggaagttaacgagaattatttctattatttattaaatttcccatttattgtatctTATTGAAGTCTACCcgcaccccaaccctaaacctaactgccacagtaacgtaaaaacagtagttgtaccgagtaatatttatgctatctattaaattacccaataaattgtattttttaacgcttacccccaccccaaccctaaacccaacggtcatagtactgtaaaaatattgattattgttatACAAGGTCATATAAAAATGCTGTTAGattgatgtgcatatcacacttctggctggccgcatatccgatctagacttttaCCCACGTGCCTGTCACTAGCtaggtttccatccaaaaatgcgaatgaactttagtTGCAAAAACTGGATTATCCCATAAAAGATAAATCCAATAAAGCTGTGCTTCCATACAACAagccaaagagaacaaaatcaacaCATCCTAATTATCCtgacaatctcacggcaattcgtaacttttgatttagtggccaattcatatcaattcgtacaatctaatttgtacaatttagtacgacttgctcatcacccaatgacggttgagtttaggggtggggttgggtgccacgcctacttccagcttccagaaatgatcagatgtgctccaacattaggcacattcaaatcaagactgaaaacacatcggtttagctgtgcctttactgaatgagcactgcgctacgtccgacagatcgcactattatgtctttcttttctttttattcctTTAAAGCCTGTTTTTAAACaccttttaatctgttttttgctgttttgaataatttttatacttgtttcttttgttcctgttcatgtaaagcactttaaaattaccattgtgtatgaaatgtgctatataaacaaacttgCCTTATCCTGAGAAGAATCTTTATCACTGCATAATTCAGAAGATACCGTAAACAGCCTAAAGAAAGTTTTAGTacaataaattgttttaaataatcagCCAAATCCTATAAATCAACATAAAGCCTCCagaatagttaataataataataaacaaaaacattttaaagtccaaaatctcaaaattgacaggtgcatgaaaaaaaatgcttttacctGATGTCTTTTCTTgaggaactaaaaaaaaaatgcgCCTGATCAGAATGGCGACATCAGTAGCGTTAAACTCAGTATATGAATGTGAAAGACACTGCTTTATTTGACTTCAAATACACTCAGATGCACTAATCTTTAAACGGCACCGGATTTAGTGGCACCTGTCTATTTGGAGGCCAATTTCTCCGCCAGCTGTGCACGGTTGCAGAAGCAGACGTGAGATCCTAGTCTGCCGCTCGAACCCACCGACCAATCCTGAAGAGGCAAAGCTTTCTGCAGATCTTCAGGAGCTTCTTCTACTGGCGTCCACTGCGATTTCGTTTCTCCAAAGTCCCacttcataaacaaaacaaaaaaattgcttttaaaagAATGCTCATGTAATAAAAATTgaattaacaatattttaataagtacaataTATAAACCTACATAATACATAGTCAAATAGTATTGgcaaaatgaatacatttgatTATAAATTCATAGGTAACTCAAAAgtcagtttataaaaaaaaaattataaattatgattgataaattaataaaaacttaatTCGATAAATTTACAGATCATTTAACAAAACACttactaaaaacaaatatatgctATCCTTTTTTTGCAACAAACTATAATGGGTTTAGAAAGAGCTGAAGGCGAGCAAATTAGGAAAGTAAAACCATTTTTATTTTGATCCAAGGCACAGAGTTTCATTGCTCATTCGCACAGCCCCAAACAGCCCCTCCTCAGTGTGCAGGGTTAAGAAAACCCCTCGGCTTGTCCTCTGCTCTCCATGCATCGGGGCGGGCGACAGACCCGCTCCTAAAATAGCAGAGGGCCAAATCTCCTGTAGACTGAACAAGCATTTTGTACCACTTCCGATGCAGAAAGGTCCTGCCCTGTTCCTTTATTACAGATCTTTAACAGCAGAACAATCAGGAATTTCTGGAACACCAAGCCCAGCTTTCCCTTTCACTGCTGCTTTACTGTAAGCCACACAATCGAAAGGAATTGCAAGAATCTCTATTTTGATAAAGGCCCATTAACCATTTTTTTCCATATCCATAATgatttgtttcgttttgtttggTCGTTTTGTTGTTGAAGTGCTATAAATGTGTCGTTGGTGCATCTACCAACgaagaaaataagaaaaagcACTAAATATTCACTAAACATTCAGAAACGTCCTGGTTCAGTCTAGAAGTAGTAACCTCTTCTCCTCCATCTGGTCCGATTACAGTTTTAACCATTACTGGTCATTTTGGCTAAATgagatttgcttgttttgttgtttctgtcagAATAACATGTGAATGCTCAGTCCAGCTCTGGAAAGCTCattcagctcatttgcatttaaaggggcACACACATTTATTTGACATATAAAAGGGAAATTAATAATCTATAATTCcatttgaagggatagttcaccccccaaaaaaaatacaattagggATGCTCTGGTGATCGGtattggccgataatcacatttaatgactcaatCGGTACTCACCGATTTCATGAACCAATCgcaagtgtttgtgttagttggagatgagcaaaatattcaaatgaccttgcatgtatttaggcctttttacatttaagaactgaaagttctgtgtttttgctaatattgcaagttcactttacttattgcaataaacagtagtttataggtttatttcattttagtaaAGTAGTAATGGATTTATacatgtgcattttaacttcttatgcatcaaatatgtgctccaaactttttcttgattgagacatgttaaaatcttctttcatcatttgcaatgtttccaaattgcattgtcagtcatttttcttaccagttttttttttttatctgtgctttctattattttctgtaaagctgctttcttgccatgacatgtccacactaaatagTTATAAGAGATGtttttaagggattatatgcagcatacGTAATTTATCTccagatctccacttaagtatcatgcTTAGAGGGAAAATTAgctttatgcattaaaaaaaaagcatcagaatcggtactctatatcgaccgatcaccatgacaaggaatctgaGCATTCCTACTCCCtatttattcatcctcaagtgtttctaaacataaaagaTGATAttgtaaagaaagctgaaaatctgcaaGCATTGACCTccacaggaaaaacaaatactaaaaacAAAAGCCTTAAGTCAAGGGATGCTGGTTTCCAGGTTTCTTCAAATATCAAATagctttctttgtgttcaacaaatagaAACAAAACTGTTTGAAACAAGCTTGAGTAAACGACGGCAATTTTCAGATttgagtgaacaatccctttaacttTGGCAGCTAGCATtgtaatattacatatatatagtaACTGATTTTAGACTCTCAGAAATTAAACTATGAATATGAGCTGTTGGAAATCATACATTTGTCATTGCAAGGGTGTGCTTGACATCCAGAAAGATGTGATGGTCTGAACTCTGGGCTTTATCGCATGCGGTGTCTGCGGAGGTTCACATGCTTAGTATTTTCCTGTTTAGTGAATAAAACAAAGTTCAATTGTTTTCACGCAGGGCGATTCGCCTTTGTGTTAGATTAAATGACATCCTCAATCACTTGGCATTCTCAAAAGCCTGTTTAgggagccaaaaaaaaaaaggaccagCCAATAACACAATTTTGAGGGATAACGTTTAACGTTCAGTTTATACTGATATGTTATTTGGAGTAATTGTattatacaaaaactattttcttTCAGTTGTAAGTGTATAAACAATATTGCAAACTTTGGAAAAGTATAAAGAAACTCACATTTTATATGCAATTTGTTTCCAGTCTCCTCCTTTAAAACTCTGCTACCACCTGCCCCCAGAAAACAGTACTGCAGCCTAAACTACTTCATTGAGGgttcaatgttttgtttttttaataccgtaattctgtaatgtttaaatactgTTAttctgcctcacagcaagatggtcgctggttcaagccccggctgggtcagttggcatttctgtgtggagtttgcatgttctccccttgttggtgtgggtttcctctgggtgcttcggtttcccccacagtccaaagacatgcgctttaggtgaattaaataagctaaattggccgtagtatatgtgtgtatgtcctggtgctccaggttgggggttgagcgttgggttaACAACCCATCTCATAAAAATAGATGTTATGAAGCACCAATATtgtgcggctaaatatcagcGTCATTATAAATGGCCCTGGAAGTAAGTATTCTgttatgtatatatctatatgataaatgtgtatattttataaaaGGGTGCCAATATTTCAGTCCATGACTATATCTttcggcccacggctctcaataaTGTTtcctttttggccctttatatgaaaaagtttgggcacccttgacAATATATCTATATTATTCATATACTGTAATGCAATAAcacaaaatgtttttacaaatatttaagcatattttaattttaaaaattgcttaaattttattttctttaatgtattatttgtattttaaatgcgattgtttatgtgtgtgcaatCAGCTGACATACACTGGGTCATTGTGTATGTGCAACTACATCTGAAAAACCCAAATGGCAGTCTAACCTCTAGTTCAGAGTCGAGAGAGGACGAGTCAGTGGAGCTGCCGCAGGAACAGTGTTCATCAACCCGCACCACCCTGACAGTCCTCTTCAGAGGGAGACTTTCTGAGGAGCCGTCCCGCGAGATGGTCACCTCCTTCAGACACACCTGGAGGAGAAACAAGATATCAGAAGAACTCAGAGCCCATTTATACTAGGTAATACTGAGTTTTGAGGATTGAACTGCAAGCAGAAAaagtaaaactttttttcttgCACTTTTCTGAAGGTGGGCAGGTGTATACAGCGAGAAAAAGAAGactgaacacgtcatgtttttgcctgagaataatatttctaaaggagctgccgACATGAAATTGGACCAGATtttagtaaaaacccaaacaatacagacaaaaataaaacaaaaaaaattagttctgtgtaataacaatagaatgacacaaggagaaagtactgaactgtatgaaatgcatttaatactttatataaaaggcttttttggtgatagcagcttaaagacacctctcctatggagaatgaagtcacatgaattgctcaggtgtgagtttttccacAGACCTCAACAGActataaaaatcttgatggttttgtgggtctcgtctatcaaatctgatctttattttgtattttctattggattcaagtcaggtgattggctgggccattctacagcttgattttctttctctgaaagcatttgagagtttacTTAGCTGTTTACTTAGCTGTTGTCTTGCTAAAAtctccaccctggtttcatctttatcttcctgataatgtagatgttgaaccgaagcagcaaatattaatttacaatgaatgCGGATTGCTGAAGAagtactaagagatttcagctgctgtctgggatttcactgcctttctacatctcCCTTTCTTCAGGTGTTTAAAACTTTTTCccagcatcatttcattttaatttgtaaactaattagatttgttttctttgcatatttagatttctttatgtaatgtaatgtgtatttacatagtgcatgtattgtgtatggccatacacccaaagagtATGAACtctcacaatcatgagagggggttctctctttggttgttactaaaaaaaaaaaaagcacctaggaatatgttttctaaaaaaaaagctgacttgttcaatacttattttctctgATGTATGCATATGCCTTTTCTAACATTTACATACTGTACAGTTTCTTTAAAGTACATTTCAATAGTTAAAAATACTTAGTAAAAGTTGTGAAAAAGAAAATGTAACAAactttttttcaccttttatttttaagagtttattacatttatatcgTTACACTGTATACATTGTTTACATATAAATGTATAACATATTTTGTCTATGCTGAAAGTATtatattaaatgtcttaaatatttataaaatttaacctaaaaaaaaaaatatttaaatttttttgtgacataaatttgcatatttgtatGTTGCTTTGTACAAATAAAGTGATTTACAGCACTTCAAtgttataatgcattataatgtaataaaatattccTAGTCCTGTACTTCATGAACAAAATGCACCAATGACTAAAACTCTACTTTGTTGCCAAATACCcatttattttggcaaaataaaaacttaaCTATAGCTGTAAATTTTAGacaaaatcaaatattttttgcCCCCCACAAATCATGTACTGTAGGTGATATTCAGAAATTTCATGAAAGTAACATATACttcattattttagtatttataaagCCACTGAATTATCTTTTTAACGTTTATAAACTCAAAAGGGAGAGAACAGAAAAATCAGACAGCAGCAGCTTTCATGTGCTCTCTTATAGAGGCAAAACTACACCAGAACTCAAGAAAGAGATCATTTGCTTTTTACCttcaaaaaaaagtgtaaacccTGTTTGGCTAACGTGCTTCAACAAAACCTTCTGTAATGTTTAAGAATGAGTTCAGTAGGCTTTTATGTCTATTTGAACTAGTGGTTAGCGGCGTTAACGCGAGAGACTTATctggagataaataaataaataaataaaatataatatatatatatatatatcaccgttaatctattctcgaagttgagttgggagctgggtctattctacggaAGCTATGATGACTTGGAGGCGAGAACGAgacttcgaacctgtgtgtattcctactgtgaaattaccacatcaaacgtgatgtgctaacatggatgcagttcactagagtgaatctgattaatgttagctacacatctaactatcaggcaactgtagagtttatgcgttcgagtaaaacgtatacaaataaaatggactgggtgctttttaaaatgaatgacagtgAATCAAAGTCAAACCAGTgggccgtctgacaaaaaaaaataaaataaaaatgccctTCTGGAtttttcacttacttcgaagacactactgactacgcatACATGAACAtgtgtaatctagttatttgccttaatagacaataatataattaaggtgtttacgtgccttcatgtaagagtttcctgaattttgggtgactttaactacAGTTCGGCAGCTTCACCTTCacttatgaacatttcattcatgcccccgaaaaaaactggggtattagacgcaaataaggagtaaggactggtgagagtgttatgaaatttaataacgcacgcccaatggaaagaaaaaaacttccacatttcgcgatgtgtgagtgtgtgcggtcctttactgatagcagtgtgtgtggatcttgtcggaaaatatagCGAAAAGTCTTCCATGACTGTAATgatggtgtttacttcaataatgccactaatatatgcatactccacatcttaataccatttctgtttagttcagttatgactagTCGGACTAAGGTAATCAGAAAAtcgctgtttcgagcttatgtaggcctacagttcaaaattcatgtttaactgaataaacagttagtaaacacaagtacatcttattgaacatgatttattttcatcaccaattttcCAAggagaacagtttctcaagcagtttgtgatacATTTTGGAAACATGAGATAAGCACCTGgttaatgcgccacctggcttgagaaactattctcaaagacttacttttagtcattatttgggtagcacacctattctgaatgccttcggcagaatccaaatgagccattttaattctaagattacagtgagattaatctagatttaaaaaaaatcaatctatgcccacctataatttgAACACATTTGACCACATGAGCGTTTACATTACAATAGCAATCTGGTCATATTTCAAATCCTTCTGAAAATGGTGAGGTGTGTCCAAACACTATCACTTGTGATCAAACTGACAAACTGCATTTTAATAGCAGCTTTTAACAAGGCCTTATGGACAGTGTATTGCTTCACTGAAATTAAGCAAGTTCAAACCTTTCTCATTGGCTGTATGTTGACATCCATGTAGAGTCCCATGTCTGTCCCTTTGGAAGAGATGCTTCTTGCGGAGGAAAGGCGGTGCTTTTTCCTGCAACATTCAACATTGTTGTTGCACAGCTGACCTGTGACTGAAGATTCACCCAGTAAAGACTCAGTGTCCGAGTCTAAAGAGCGCACAGAAGGACGCTTGTGGCTGGATCTGTAACAGACGAGGACCACGATCTGAAATATCAAAGTTAAAGACTGCTCATTATTCAGTGTTGTTCACCAATTAAGGAGGCacatcatgcatttttaaagatcaTTGTTAAAACATGATTTTTCACATTACAGCATCCCTATCAGTTTTCTAAAAGCCCCGCCATCTGAAAAGCCCTCTGATTGGCCAGCTGCCCCAGTGCATTGTGATTGGACAAAACATTCACAAACAGGGCTTAGCTTAAGTCAGGACTGTATCTTCACCAAATTAAGcagcttttataataataataattttaaaataagtattttattaCTAAAACAAAGAAATCTGTCAGTGCCATCGAATAGTTTTTACACCAGTAATGTGTTTAAGTTACTGCAAGTTGTTTTTAGTTAAGACAGCTCATACGTGAAATTTAGTCTAGAACTAGCCTTAAGACTTGTCTCTGAAACGGGGTATAAAATACAACAGGCATAATAAACAAACAGGGTTTATTAATCTTTCTGATAATGCAGACCTAGATTCAGTTCATTTCAAAGGATACAGAAAGATCCAGAACGGCACAGCAGATCGCAGAGAGTATCCACGGCATTGTCT contains the following coding sequences:
- the tmem44 gene encoding transmembrane protein 44, which produces MAIIDIVNFLSTSFSMYLWFKSRTGRKMRMISKRRRQNFLAVCLLFIMAGSVYLGLPVRSIPMGASPTMRKLFGMFLNDHTENLGYVLGLLAFAISWTAKFPFILKANRGEQGSAVLVSSRLLSSVSGALYGSAILLYDTQLKSVIKTMPWILSAICCAVLDLSIVVLVCYRSSHKRPSVRSLDSDTESLLGESSVTGQLCNNNVECCRKKHRLSSARSISSKGTDMGLYMDVNIQPMRKVCLKEVTISRDGSSESLPLKRTVRVVRVDEHCSCGSSTDSSSLDSELEWDFGETKSQWTPVEEAPEDLQKALPLQDWSVGSSGRLGSHVCFCNRAQLAEKLASK